In Drosophila simulans strain w501 chromosome 3R, Prin_Dsim_3.1, whole genome shotgun sequence, a single window of DNA contains:
- the LOC6727027 gene encoding sorbitol dehydrogenase produces the protein MAKDNLTAVLHGIEDMRLEQRPIPEIADDEVLLAMDSVGICGSDVHYLAHGRIGDFVLTKPMIIGHESAGVVAKLGKKVTTLKVGDRVAIEPGVPCRTCDHCKLGKYNLCPGMVFCATPPYDGNLTRYYKHAADFCFKLPDHVTMEEGALLEPLSVGVHACKRAEVTLGSKVLILGAGPIGLVTLMAAQAMGASEILITDLVQQRLDVAKELGATHTLLLKRDQTAEETAELVQKTMGGQPDKSIDCCGAESSARLAIFATRSGGIVVVVGMGAPEVKLPLINALAREVDIRGVFRYCNDYAAALALVASGKVNVKRLVTHHFDIKETAKAFETSRKGLGGAIKVMIHVQPRDTNNPRKF, from the exons ATGGCCAAGGATAATCTGACAGCAGTGCTGCACGGCATTGAGGACATGCGATTG GAGCAACGTCCTATCCCAGAGATTGCCGATGATG AGGTTCTCCTGGCCATGGATAGTGTCGGCATTTGCGGCTCTGATGTACACTACCTTGCACACGGACGCATTGGCGACTTTGTGCTCACTAAGCCCATGATTATTGGCCACGAGTCCGCCGGCGTGGTGGCTAAGCTGGGCAAGAAGGTGACCACACTGAAGGTCGGCGACCGCGTGGCCATCGAACCGGGTGTACCCTGCCGCACGTGCGACCATTGCAAGCTGGGCAAGTACAACCTGTGCCCCGGAATGGTCTtctgtgccacgcccccctacGACGGCAACCTCACCCGCTACTACAAGCATGCGGCGGACTTCTGCTTCAAGCTGCCCGACCACGTCACCATGGAGGAAGGCGCCCTGCTCGAGCCTCTGTCCGTGGGCGTGCATGCCTGCAAGCGGGCGGAGGTCACCCTGGGCTCCAAAGTTCTCATCCTGGGAGCTGGACCCATCGGCCTGGTCACTCTAATG GCTGCTCAAGCCATGGGTGCGTCTGAGATCCTGATTACGGATCTAGTGCAGCAACGCCTCGATGTAGCTAAAGAGCTAGGTGCAACTCACACGCTCCTGCTGAAGCGGGATCAGACTGCCGAGGAGACGGCAGAGCTCGTCCAAAAAACGATGGGCGGTCAGCCGGACAAGTCCATCGACTGCTGTGGAGCAGAGAGCAGTGCCCGCCTGGCCATCTTC GCCACTCGTTCTGGTGGcattgtggtggtggtgggcatGGGAGCACCTGAGGTCAAGTTGCCCCTAATTAATGCCCTTGCCCGGGAAGTGGACATCCGCGGCGTGTTCCGCTACTGCAATGA CTATGCCGCTGCCCTGGCCCTTGTCGCCTCCGGAAAGGTGAATGTTAAGCGGCTGGTGACCCACCATTTCGATATCAAGGAAACGGCAAAGGCGTTTGAAACGTCACGAAAGGGACTGGGTGGCGCCATCAAGGTCATGATCCACGTGCAGCCCAGAGACACCAACAATCCTCGCAAATTCTAA
- the LOC27207548 gene encoding axoneme-associated protein mst101(2), with protein MLKRASLALSHYPDACFRVCNCSRCLRMYHVVKCMKDLNLVQKSKQDYGRTPKKLQSVLICQEGACDTLSHRLDQPLSSAFLGDLEKRLNQRIFKKDLMDGETSLKRKIFCETASSAAGCGKEKCGKGSSGGKKKQKCGKGGGKKGDDEDDDMKKLKKRCKEFKAQKKLNKCREKVAMKKCKKMAKVKKCQKKKEIEQCMKCVKKERGDCEQEEECKKKCPDEEEELEKLNKAIQKIADQMNCEKQAKIEAIKRACREEKERQECARLAEEARKRAEEERKREEEEARRRAEEEAKKGPEEDLCELKRQCAKMAKEARRKARAKQMKLKGLAAKARAKKMKEQCKKMAAIQKCRKQAEKDKANKEKAECEKAAKLEADRLKALREAEQARQKAASAEKAKKAMCKKISKQQKPKEVDVCAKYKFKEAAQVKKEVSKSAPVAKTDVKDNIKKEVKKEIAKTPSPPPAQPPKAASPSPPPSKAPPPKPKANPEGLFQICKKIAEKKLRQRKKKMKILKAKCKKIALKEQCKCEKKARKARELNEYCKKKKK; from the exons ATGTTGAAAAGAGCCTCGCTGGCGTTGAGCCACTACCCTGATGCCTGTTTCCGTGTCTGCAATTGTAGCAGGTGTCTCCGGATGTATCACGTAGTGAAATGCATGAAGGATCTGAATCTTGTGCAGAAATCAAAACAGGACTATGGGAGAACGCCGAAAAAGCTGCAGAGCGTGTTGATTTGCCAGGAAG GTGCTTGTGATACACTTAGCCATCGACTCGATCAGCCGTTGAGTAGTGCGTTCCTGGGAGACCTGGAGAAGCGGCTGAACCAGAGGATCTTTAAAAAGGATTTGATGGATGGTGAGACTTCCTTGAAGCGAAAAATTTTCTGTGAAACCGCCAGTTCTGCCGCGGGGTGTGGGAAAGAAAAGTGCGGCAAAGGGTCAAGTGGAGGTAAGAAGAAGCAGAAATGTGGCAAGGGTGGTGGAAAGAAAGGcgatgatgaagatgatgacATGAAAAAGCTTAAAAAGAGGTGCAAGGAGTTTAAAGCCcagaaaaagttaaataagtGCAGGGAAAAGGTCGCAATGAAAAAGTGTAAGAAAATGGCCAAGgtgaaaaaatgtcagaaaaagaaggaaataGAGCAATGCATGAAGTGTGTCAAAAAAGAAAGGGGAGATTGTGAGCAGGAAGAAGAATGTAAGAAGAAATGCCCCGACGAGGAGGAAGAGTTGGAAAAGCTAAACAAGGCCATCCAGAAAATCGCCGATCAAATGAATTGCGAAAAGCAGGCGAAAATAGAAGCCATCAAGCGAGCATGTcgagaagaaaaagaaaggCAAGAGTGCGCCCGATTGGCTGAAGAAGCCCGGAAGAGAGCCGAAGAAGAAAGGAAACGCGAAGAAGAGGAGGCCAGGAGAAGGGCCGAAGAGGAAGCCAAAAAAGGGCCTGAAGAAGATCTGTGCGAACTAAAGAGACAGTGCGCCAAAATGGCCAAGGAAGCGAGGAGGAAGGCGAGAGCCAAGCAGATGAAACTCAAGGGTCTAGCCGCAAAAGCCAGGGCCAAGAAAATGAAAGAGCAGTGTAAGAAAATGGCCGCGATTCAAAAGTGCCGCAAGCAGGCGGAAAAGGATAAGGCCAACAAGGAGAAGGCGGAATGCGAAAAGGCCGCCAAGCTGGAGGCGGACCGACTCAAAGCCTTGCGAGAAGCTGAGCAGGCCAGACAAAAAGCTGCAAGCGCAGAGAAAGCGAAAAAAGCGATGTGCAAGAAAAtcagcaaacagcaaaaaccaaaagaagtTGATGTATGCGCTAAATACAAGTTCAAGGAAGCAGCCCAAGTTAAAAAGGAGGTTAGCAAATCTGCTCCAGTAGCTAAAACGGATGTAAAAGATAATATCAAAAAGGAGGTGAAGAAGGAGATCGCTAAAACGCCATCTCCGCCTCCTGCCCAACCACCCAAAGCTGCTAGTCCATCCCCTCCACCATCTAAAGCCCCACCACCGAAACCGAAGGCCAATCCCGAAGGACTTTTCCAGATATGCAAAAAAATAGCCGAAAAGAAGCTTAGACAAAGGAAAAAGAAGATGAAGATCCTCAaggccaaatgcaaaaaaatagCTCTGAAGGAACAGTGCAAGTGTGAGAAGAAAGCAAGAAAGGCCAGGGAACTGAATGAATACtgcaagaaaaagaagaagtaG
- the LOC6727028 gene encoding uncharacterized protein LOC6727028 — protein sequence MAGIVFGGIAACRRTTHCLGLLRSSYRPLGVCSYRRRRYTSSSKSGESAGKEGPGSLNQEVGEGNNAEKSTLGLGTAAAPPEPPKVPGERRPELPYEVRPEILPLQDQPNRSQPSPTEVKPPNPQTIVCSSDNIGSSGSNDDMVGKVVEFGSSVRTTENKDNDLKSVPSQSTNSSFTKSKDELKLNNLCSIESELKALAASVSDFGVDPFRKDCPLIKAELKSTDSTSKDETPQKASPNIHESKDKITAKDSSKTQISNTQSFSSKPENSKSNSASKTDASGSLDLKVISSPLQKAQTGTENSQTSTANIEGLKQSPNPKAKDAQTPIGESSSFNMPAEGKISGITVNSKALGDRSEEFRKMLDKSHERRFNYIDKPNENEENRDRILKWVEHFKSVSKKDASTSETKIINANAAPIDFKSEKPYFIETLVKKENTWVPKDKTSPNTSTLSSGRDSTSKKTSKVNTQLELPLKIVAKHEAPTEFRKIFKPIPPSELQSSKKDTKSDSKTKTTKPKEFISSKPLSSLNPADSQIPNPFIGLDNAKRIGVTYNEPKSQSTEEIVAMFKDEHDGEQYKNEEGKVNELFETLEKFNDNPGAWWTLQELSSATKSSQAEVLAMLSSPSGKKGQIGIHEKGQLGTTGSANKSDDHFTKLGHLDSAIREEDETDKKDKPKEDYFVKLSNLDSTIREETSDKPNKKVESAKSEKNEEKPVELKSFDLAQKVSSFVKSADKSGIKNDATQKPQRFKKGESSSSDSKVKTTSELTPSDLYDPVSPEVSSVSLSETGKTELKEEAEESSPSLEAPEVKPKKEEAKVKAPTSMDETRTKVDEKPAVEVNQPSKEKPQLDDGELALKLRDKATGEIPVIPAVPVKPRVEKSFIQHFFDKILGRGKSGEGKRQMSSFTGQRRMSTFSMNILPYGIATGCQNRDRMLVNKELDMFAKKNDDTEIKGGSPECSSPKKSPRELLREKQQTRNIKILGGSEECAKKMKRLKKLAKEKDDDDCDSRCFSNHLSRFLSQLSFSIIPDAANTSRKNK from the exons ATGGCCGGCATTGTTTTTGGCGGTATCGCGGCATGTCGCCGAACCACTCACTGCTTGGGGCTCCTGCGGTCCTCCTACCGCCCTCTTGGGGTTTGTTCATACCGACGACGTCGATACACCAGTTCCTCAAAGTCCGGGGAATCGGCTGGGAAGGAGGGTCCAGGTTCGTTGAACCAGGAAGTGGGCGAAGGGAATAATGCAGAAAAGAGTACTCTGGGATTGGGGACGGCAGCAGCGCCCCCCGAACCTCCCAAGGTTCCTGGAGAGCGAAGACCGGAGTTGCCGTACGAGGTCAGGCCAGAGATTCTGCCCCTCCAGGATCAACCAAACCGCTCCCAGCCTTCGCCTACGGAAGTCAAGCCTCCAAATCCGCAAACCATTGTCTGCAGCTCAGATAACATAGGTTCCTCAGGGTCCAATGATGACATGGTAGGGAAGGTGGTTGAATTTGGGTCTTCGGTTAGGACTACAGAAAACAAAG ATAATGATCTAAAGTCAGTTCCATCTCAGTCCACCAACTCTTCCTTTACTAAATCGAAAGATGAGCTCAAGCTAAATAACTTATGTTCAATTGAATCCGAACTAAAGGCGCTGGCAGCTTCTGTGTCGGATTTCGGTGTTGACCCTTTTCGGAAAGACTGCCCTCTAATTAAAGCGGAGCTCAAATCTACTGACTCGACCTCAAAAGACGAGACACCTCAAAAAGCCTCTCCGAACATTCACGAATCAAAAGATAAAATCACAGCCAAAGACAGTTCCAAGACTCAAATCAGTAATACTCAATCTTTTAGTTCAAAGCCGGAAAATTCCAAATCAAATTCAGCTTCCAAGACTGATGCAAGTGGAAGCCTCGATCTTAAAGTTATATCCAGCCCATTACAAAAGGCTCAAACGGGAACGGAAAATTCTCAGACATCTACTGCAAATATTGAAGGCTTAAAACAAAGCCCTAATCCTAAAGCCAAAGATGCACAAACTCCGATTGGTGAGAGTTCCAGCTTTAACATGCCTGCGGAAGGTAAGATATCGGGTATTACGGTCAATTCAAAGGCACTCGGCGACAGAAGTGAAGAATTTAGGAAGATGCTAGATAAATCTCATGAAAGGAGATTCAATTATATCGACAAACCCAACGAGAACGAAGAAAATCGGGATAGGATCCTTAAATGGGTGGAACATTTTAAATCGGTTAGTAAAAAGGATGCATCTACCTCGGAAACCAAAAtcataaatgcaaatgcggcCCCTATAGattttaaaagtgaaaagcccTATTTTATTGAAACGTTggttaaaaaagaaaatacttgGGTTCCCAAAGATAAGACGTCTCCAAATACCAGTACCCTCTCTTCGGGTCGGGATTCAACTTCAAAAAAAACCTCTAAGGTTAACACTCAACTAGAGTTGCCATTAAAAATTGTGGCCAAGCATGAAGCTCCAACTGAGTTTAGAAAAATTTTTAAGCCTATTCCGCCGTCTGAACTACAGTCGAGTAAAAAGGACACCAAGTCGGATTCCAAAACTAAAACAACTAAACCCAAAGAATTTATTTCAAGTAAGCCTCTATCCAGTTTAAATCCCGCCGATAGCCAAATACCAAATCCATTTATTGGCTTAGACAACGCTAAAAGAATTGGAGTTACTTATAACGAACCTAAAAGCCAGTCCACAGAAGAAATAGTGGCCATGTTCAAAGACGAGCACGATGGTGAGCAATACAAGAACGAGGAAGGCAAAGTCAACGAACTCTTCGAGACACTTGAAAAATTTAATGATAATCCAGGTGCTTGGTGGACACTACAGGAACTGTCGTCAGCAACTAAAAGCAGTCAAGCGGAAGTTCTAGCAATGCTATCATCGCCATCGGGTAAAAAAGGACAAATCGGAATTCACGAAAAAGGCCAACTTGGTACTACTGGCTCTGCCAATAAATCTGACGATCACTTCACCAAGCTTGGCCACTTGGACTCAGCCATCAGAGAAGAGGACGAGACAGATAAGAAAGACAAGCCCAAAGAAGACTACTTCGTCAAACTTAGTAACTTGGACTCCACTATACGAGAAGAAACCAGTgataagccaaacaaaaaggtCGAGTCTGCCAAGAGTGAAAAGAATGAAGAAAAGCCTGTAGAACTAAAAAGCTTTGATCTAGCACAGAAGGTTTCGTCCTTCGTGAAATCCGCCGATAAGAGTGGTATCAAAAACGACGCTACACAAAAGCCGCAAAGATTTAAGAAAGGCGAGTCAAGCAGCAGTGATAGCAAAGTTAAGACTACATCAGAGCTAACACCAAGCGATCTTTATGATCCAGTGTCTCCGGAGGTTTCCTCAGTATCCCTGTCGGAAACAGGTAAAACGGAACTCAAAGAAGAAGCCGAGGAATCCAGTCCTAGCCTAGAGGCTCCAGAGGTGAAGCCCAAGAAGGAGGAAGCCAAAGTCAAGGCACCCACCTCAATGGATGAGACCAGAACCAAGGTGGACGAAAAGCCTGCGGTCGAGGTAAATCAGCCAAGCAAAGAAAAGCCTCAGTTGGATGATGGGGAGCTAGCCCTGAAGCTCCGGGACAAAGCTACGGGTGAGATCCCAGTGATCCCTGCTGTGCCGGTGAAACCACGAGTTGAAAAAAGCTTCATCCAACACTTTTTTGACAAGATCTTGGGCCGTGGAAAGAGCGGCGAGGGCAAACGGCAAATGTCTTCCTTTACTGGTCAACGTCGCATGAGCACATTTTCAATGAACATTTTACCATATGGTATTGCCACAGGGTGCCAGAATCGGGATAGGATGCTGGTCAACAAGGAGTTAGATATGTTCGCGAAAAAAAATGATGACACTGAGATAAAGGGAGGCTCGCCGGAATGCTCTTCACCCAAAAAATCACCACGTGAGCTTCTCCGGGAAAAGCAGCAGACCAGAAATATCAAGATCCTTGGTGGTTCCGAGGAGTGTGCCAAGAAGATGAAACGGCTGAAGAAGCTCGCGAAGGAAAAAGACGACGATGACTGCGATAGTCGATGCTTTTCTAACCATCTATCGCGATTCTTAAGTCAGCTCTCG TTCTCTATAATTCCAGATGCGGCAAACACCtcaaggaaaaataaataa
- the LOC27208510 gene encoding sperm-specific protein Don juan — protein sequence MLKRPAFVYRCLQTSVKRPYHLNALEHLRKIEILKPESQPSQKPKKIGDGSIGVIHVIKNEYYGRPNPMHRKFLEDLEQQQDRRKKSNLSLKEEKREDLEKMMKECQKLFKEITMQANDGDVKKICKELAQKEKLDKEKIKKKCRELAAREKCEKDKMKKKCKKLLKKDKCKKKKTCKEEKPCEEEDPCEKKSCCPKDPCAKKPKKVDPCKKKDPCKKEDPCKKKAVNWKKKCKEVAEREQCKKLAEKKKFKKMIRICKNLAAKAKCKKMAEKEMCRKKAKKGKKK from the exons ATGTTAAAGAGACCTGCGTTTGTTTATCGGTGCCTCCAGACTTCTGTTAAAAGGCCCTACCATCTAAATGCACTTGAACATTTAAGAAAAATTG AAATTCTCAAGCCCGAAAGCCAGCCCAGTCAAAAGCCTAAGAAAATTGGAGACGGCTCCATTGGAGTGATTCACGTCATCAAGAACGAATACTATGGACGCCCCAACCCCATGCACCGAAAGTTCCTGGAAGATCTGGAGCAACAGCAAGACCGGAGGAAGAAATCAAACCTTTCGTTAAAGGAAGAAAAGCGTGAAGATCTTGAAAAGATGATGAAAGAATGCCAGAAGCTATTCAAGGAAATCACCATGCAAGCTAATGATGGTGATGTTAAGAAGATCTGCAAGGAACTagcccaaaaagaaaagctcgacaaggaaaaaataaagaagaagtGCAGGGAGCTGGCAGCAagagaaaaatgtgaaaaggaTAAGATGAAAAAGAAGTGCAAGAAGTTGCTGAAAAAGGATAAgtgcaagaaaaaaaaaacttgcaAAGAAGAGAAGCCTTGTGAAGAAGAAGATCCCTGCGAGAAAAAAAGCTGTTGCCCCAAAGATCCTTGCGCTAAAAAACCCAAGAAAGTTGACCCCTGCAAGAAGAAAGATCCTTGCAAAAAAGAGGATCCATGCAAAAAGAAGGCTGTAAATTGGAAGAAAAAGTGCAAGGAGGTTGCCGAGAGGGAGCAGTGCAAAAAGCTGGCCGAGAAGAAGAAGTTTAAGAAAATGATAAGAATATGCAAAAACCTTGCCGCAaaggcaaaatgcaaaaaaatggCGGAGAAAGAGATGTGCAggaaaaaggccaaaaagggcaaaaagAAGTAA
- the LOC6727029 gene encoding sperm-specific protein Don juan yields MLKRTALILRRCLQPTFIRPHHINVLENFKEADDLPNQGQTKFVDVSIHDPPHIRSAPVNPMQRKFLQDLEQQQTVRIKWFKEGNQDELENMKNECRRLALEITMAAKGGDIKKACKKLAEREKCKQKELKRKCKELEKKTKCAKKDPCKKKDPCKKKDPCKKKDPCKKKDPCKKKDPCKKKDPCKKKDPCKKKDPCKKKDPCKKKGDLKKKCKKLAEKEKCKKLAKKEKMKKLQKKCKKMAQKEKCKKMAKKDKCKKK; encoded by the exons ATGCTTAAGAGAACCGCTTTAATTTTACGTCGGTGCTTACAGCCCACTTTTATACGGCCTCACCACATCAATGTCCTTGAAAACTTTAAGGAAG CTGATGACCTTCCAAATCAggggcaaacaaaatttgtCGATGTCTCTATTCACGATCCGCCGCACATTCGTTCTGCACCCGTCAATCCAATGCAACGAAAGTTCTTGCAAGACCTGGAGCAGCAACAGACTGTTAGGATCAAGTGGTTTAAGGAAGGGAATCAGGATGAactggaaaatatgaaaaatgaatgCCGGAGGCTAGCCCTAGAAATCACCATGGCTGCAAAAGGTGGCGACATCAAAAAAGCCTGCAAGAAGCTGGCTGAAAGAGAAAAGTGCAAGCAGAAAGAActgaaaagaaaatgcaagGAATTGGAGAAAAAGACCAAGTGCGCGAAAAAAGACccttgcaaaaaaaaagatccTTGCAAAAAGAAAGACCCATGTAAAAAGAAAGATCCCTGCAAAAAGAAAGATCCCTGCAAAAAGAAAGATCCCTGCAAAAAGAAAGATCCTTGCAAAAAGAAAGATCCTTGCAAAAAGAAAGATCCGTGCAAAAAGAAAGATCCGTGCAAGAAAAAGGGTGACTTAAAAAAGAAGTGCAAAAAATTGGCCGAAaaggaaaagtgcaaaaaactGGCCAAGAAAGAAAAGATGAAAAAGTTGcagaaaaagtgcaaaaaaatgGCTCAGAAGGaaaaatgcaagaaaatggctaaaaaagacaaatgcaaGAAAAAGTAA
- the LOC6740328 gene encoding arrestin domain-containing protein 17: MGLKGCEVQLDNPWNTYYAGQTVNGQVKFTFDSPKKVRGIIIRFLGEANTEWSEEKSVTTSEGKTENEVTQLKGHEEYFKIQYYLLGGKNSSETELPPGTHTYPFTCALPPNLPSSFEGEFGHVRYTIKVTLDRPWKFDQDMKMAFTVIAPVDLNLNPRVKEPFRLELEKSFCCFCCRSGPLAVITNIPQTGFVSGQVLPITCEVDNTSNVNLTAVKFELRKLVTFHTNQPRSEKRESKVIIANLSVGPVNGGESRTFTQQMEIPALPPTNLLNCGIIALDYDLHVECEVSGPHRNLTGKVPITLGTIPLAGVRPPTQFTDAPSAVQSEDPSLAPTQPVSPASPPGGDGVGGALGWNVADSTGGGSLYPNIPPPQFVETQYRAPTIAGRDDSEHTQMIGDGAFAPRYPTFQFNNATAPPANQ; encoded by the exons ATGGGCCTTAAAGGTTGTGAAGTGCAATTGGACAACCCGTGGAACACCTACTACGCCGGTCAGACGGTCAACGGCCAGGTGAAGTTCACGTTCGACTCGCCCAAGAAAGTCCGAG GTATTATCATTCGGTTCCTGGGAGAAGCCAACACCGAGTGGTCAGAGGAGAAGAGCGTGACCACCAGCGAGGGCAAGACCGAGAACGAGGTGACCCAACTGAAAGGGCATGAGGAGTACTTCAAGATCCAGTACTATCTGCTGGGCGGCAAAAACA GCTCTGAGACGGAACTGCCGCCTGGCACTCACACTTATCCATTCACCTGTGCCCTGCCGCCTAATCTACCCTCATCCTTTGAGGGCGAATTCGGCCACGTGCGCTATACCATCAAGGTGACGCTTGATCGTCCGTGGAAATTCGATCAGGACATGAAGATGGCGTTCACAGTAATAGCGCCCGTTGATCTGAATCTCAATCCTCGAGTCAAGGAGCCATTCAGGCTCGAGCTAGAAAAATCCttctgctgtttttgctgTCGCTCAGGACCGCTGGCTGTCATCACGAACATCCCGCAAACAGGATTCGTTTCGGGGCAGGTGCTTCCCATCACCTGCGAGGTGGACAACACCAGCAACGTAAATCTCACGGCAGTGAAGTTTGAACTGCGAAAGCTGGTCACCTTCCACACGAACCAGCCACGGAGCGAGAAGCGCGAGTCCAAGGTGATCATAGCCAACTTAAGTGTTGGCCCGGTCAATGGCGGCGAGTCTCGCACGTTTACgcagcaaatggaaattccgGCGTTGCCACCGACTAACCTCCTCAACTGCGGCATTATAGCTTTGGACTACGACTTGCATGTGGAGTGCGAGGTGAGCGGTCCGCACCGCAATCTCACCGGCAAGGTGCCAATCACCTTGGGCACTATTCCATTGGCTGGCGTACGGCCACCTACTCAATTTACGGATGCTCCGTCCGCGGTTCAGTCCGAGGATCCATCGCTGGCTCCCACACAGCCAGTGAGTCCGGCCAGCCCTCCTGGAGGCGATGGCGTGGGTGGTGCTCTGGGCTGGAACGTGGCTGACAGCACTGGTGGTGGATCACTGTATCCTAATATAC cGCCACCCCAGTTTGTGGAGACACAGTACCGGGCACCAACGATCGCCGGTAGGGACGACTCCGAGCATACGCAGATGATCGGGGACGGAGCCTTCGCACCTCGTTATCCGACCTTCCAGTTTAATAATGCCACAGCACCGCCAGCAAACCAGTGA